ATGAACATCGGCGCCACCCAGTTCCTCGGCCGTGACGACCTCGCCGGTCGCAGCCTTCACCAGCGGCGGACCGCCGAGGAAGATGGTGCCCTGGTTGCGCACGATGATGCTCTCGTCCGACATCGCCGGCACATAGGCGCCGCCCGCGGTGCAGGAGCCCATCACGATCGCGATCTGCGGAATGCCGGCTGCAGACATCTGGGCCTGATTGTAGAAGATGCGCCCGAAATGCCGCTCATCGGGGAAGATCTCGTCCTGCAGCGGCAGGAACGCGCCGCCGGAATCCACCATGTAGACGCAGGGCAGATTGTTCTGCCGCGCGATGTCCTGGGCGCGGAGATGCTTCTTCACCGTCATCGGGTAGTAGGTCCCGCCCTTGATCGTGGCGTCGTTGGCGACGATGATGCATTCGCGCCCAGCAATGCGTCCGATGCCGGTGACAATGCTCGCCGAATGCACGTCGCCGCCATAGACACCATTGGCGGCCAGCGGCGACAGTTCCAGGAATGCCGTGCCGGGATCGATCAGAAGATCGACGCGATCGCGTGCCAACATCTTGCCGCGCGAGGTGTGGCGCTTGCGCGAGGTCTCGCCCCCGCCGCCGGCAACTTGATCGAGCTTGTCGCGGAGCTCCGCGACCAGGCCACGCATCACCTCGGCGTTATGCGCAAATTCTTGGGATGTCGGATCGATCGTCGAATGAAGCAGCATATGCGTTGCACGTCTCGTTGGTGATACCGTCAGGACTTGCGCAAAATAGATCATCGCGCCGGGCGGCGCGATAGACTGTGGATCTTCACGCCGTCTTGGTGAACAGCTCGCGGCCGATCAGCATGCGACGGATCTCGCTGGTGCCGGCGCCGATCTCATAGAGCTTGGCGTCGCGCAACAGGCGGCCGGTCGGATAGTCGTTGATGTAGCCGTTGCCGCCCAGGAGCTGGATCGCATCCAGTGCGCATTGGGTGGCCTTCTCGGCGGCGTAGAGGATCGCGCCGGCGGCATCCTCGCGCGTGGTCTCGCCGCGGTCGCAGGCCTTGGCCACCGCATAGACGTAGGCGCGCGAGGCGTTCATCGTGGTGTACATGTCGGCGATCTTGCCCTGCACCAGCTGGAACTCGCCGATCGGCTCGCCGAACTGCTTGCGCTCGTGAACATAAGGCAGCACCACATCCATGCAGGCCTGCATGATACCGATCGGACCGGCAGCCAGCACCGCGCGCTCATAGTCGAGGCCGGACATCAACACATTGACGCCGCGGCCGAGCTCGCCAAGCACGTTCTCCTGCGGCACCTCGCAATCCTCGAACACCAGTTCGCAGGTGTCTGAGCCGCGCATGCCGAGCTTGTCGAGCTTCTGCGCGGTGGAAAAGCCCTTCATGCCCTTTTCGATGATGAAAGCGGTGATGCCGCGCGGCCCGGCATTCGGATCGGTCTTGGCATAGACCACAAGCGTATCGGCGACGGGCCCGTTGGTGATCCACATCTTGTTGCCGTTCAGCACGAAGCGGTCGCCCTTCTTCTCGGCGCGGGTCTTCATCGAGACCACGTCCGAGCCGGCCGAGGGCTCCGACATCGCGAGTGAGCCGACATGCTCGCCCGAGATCAGCTTCGGCAGATACTTGCGCTTCTGCGTCTCGTTGCCATTGCGGCGGATCTGGTTGACGCAGAGGTTGGAATGCGCGCCGTAGGACAGGCCAACCGACGCGGATGCCCGCGAGATCTCTTCCAGCGCGACGCAATGCTCGAGATAGCCGAGGCCCGAGCCGCCATACTCCTCCTCGACCGTAATGCCGTGCAGGCCCAGCGCGCCGAGCTTCGGCCAAAGGTCGCGCGGAAACTGGTTGGAGCGATCGATCTCGGCCGCCCGCGGCGCGATCTCGTTGGTCGCGAAATCATGCACCGTCTCGCGGATCGCATCCGCGGTCTCGCCGAGGTCGAAATTGAACATTGCCGCCTGGTTCGAGGCCATGATCCCTCCCTTAGAGATTCATTCTGCAATTAAACGATCATACGTTTTTTTATTGGCTTCGCAAGCCATCGTGCTATGGTTTGCAAACGAACCCAGCAGCACATTGAATCTGCTAGGATTTTGTGCAATAAACATACGGTCGTTCGCTTGTTTCCGAGATATCCGCTGCAAGCCAACACCCATCCGAGGCTTCGATGGCACGCACGATCGGCTCACACGGTCCCAAGACGCTGGAGGCGATCCGCAAGGCCGGCGTGCGCCTGATCTACGAGCACGGCTATGAGGCGATGAGCCTGCGCCAGCTCGCCGCCGAGGTCGGCATCCAGGCCGGCTCGCTCTACAATCATATCAGCACCAAGCAGGATCTGTTGTTCGACCTGGTGCAGGACCATATCAACGATCTCCTGCGCCAGCTCGATCATGCGCTCGACGGAAAGGCCGATCCAGTCGAAAAGCTGCGTGCCTTCGTCGCCTTCCACGTCACCTACCACATGACGCGGAAACGCGAGGTCTTCATCGCCAATTCCGAGCTGCGCAGTCTCGAGCCGAAGAACTATGAGGCCGTTGTGGCGCTGCGCGGCGCCTACGAGCAGCGGCTGGCCCAGATCCTCACCGACGGGGTGTCCGAAGGCGTCTTTGAGGTCGTCGACATCCAGGTCGCGACCTTTGCGATCATCGCGCTCCTGACCGGGCTTTGCACCTGGTATCGCCCCGGAGGCCGGTTGACGAAGGAGGCGATCGTCGCAGCGCATGAGAAGCTCGTGCTGTCAGGTGTCGGCGCAGCGCCGGCTGAAGCGGGCGAAGTGCGCAGGAGCAGCGAGGGTCTCCGCAGCGCTGTGGCGGGTGAGCGCCCGTGACAGAACGCCAACAGTTCGATGACATCGACCTCAGGATCCTGTCCGAACTGCAGAACGACGGCCGGATCAGGATCAACGAACTCGCAGCCCGCGTCGGCATCACCGCCCCACCCTGTCTCCGCCGGGTCAGGGCGCTGCGCAGCCGCGGGGTGATCCGGGCCGTCCGCGCGACCCTCGACGAACGGATGCTTGGCTATGAAGTCACGACCTTCGTCCTGATCCAGCTCGAGAGCCAGACGCTTTCGGCGATCGAGGCGTTTGAGGCCGCCGTGGCGGCGGTGCCGCGGTTTCTGCAGTGCTGGCGGATCTCGGGCGACGCCGATTTCATGCTCAAATGCGTCGCACCTGATGTCAACGACATGCGTCAGCAGCTCCTGCAGTTCGCAAGCCTGCCGAATGTTCGCAAAATCAGAAGCTTTCCGGTCCTCGGCGTCTCGAAAGACGCGCCGTTGCCGATCCCCGGCAGCCTGGCCGCTCCAAGCCCGGCGACCTAATCTCCGGAATGGCCCTAGTGAGTCCAGGGCTCCCAGCGGCGGAACGCGAAATTGTCGGCATAGGCGATCTGGCGAGGCGCCGATGCCTGCGGCTCGATCACCTGGTAGGCGATGCCCTTGCGCTCGCAATAGGCGACCGCTTCTTCCTTGGTCTCGAACCGGAGCGAGAGCTGCTGCTTCATGTCGGTGGACGAGGTCCAGCCCATCAGCGGCTCCACGGTGCGCGGCTGCTCCGGCTCGTAATCCAGTTGCCAGTCCTTGGCCGTGGCGCGTCCCGATTGCATCGCGTTTTTGGCGGGCTTAAAAATGCGTGCGGTCATGGATGGTCGGGCCTCGTGGGATATGCAACATGAAGCGAATGGAGGAAACCGCCGGGATAGTATAGAGACACCGCTCAGCGATGTGATCGGTGATTCCCCATCCCGGATGTTACCTTCGCCGGACCGATATAGTCATTCTACCGCGCTGTGACAATCTGGGCCTCGGGGCTTCCCGCGGCCGGCAGCGCGGCCTTCTCGAAAGCGTCACCTCGAAGAAGCGGCCCATGGAAATCCACGCCACCCTGCCCGAAAAAGGACGTGACCTCCGGCTCGACCTGTTCCGGGGAATCGCGAACTGGGCGATCTATCTCGACCACATCCCCGACAATGTCGTGAACTGGATCACGACGCGGAATTACGGGTTCAGCGACGCCGCTGACCTCTTCGTCTTCATCTCCGGCTACACAGCATCCTTCGTCTATGCCCGCATGA
The DNA window shown above is from Bradyrhizobium sp. ISRA464 and carries:
- a CDS encoding isovaleryl-CoA dehydrogenase, giving the protein MASNQAAMFNFDLGETADAIRETVHDFATNEIAPRAAEIDRSNQFPRDLWPKLGALGLHGITVEEEYGGSGLGYLEHCVALEEISRASASVGLSYGAHSNLCVNQIRRNGNETQKRKYLPKLISGEHVGSLAMSEPSAGSDVVSMKTRAEKKGDRFVLNGNKMWITNGPVADTLVVYAKTDPNAGPRGITAFIIEKGMKGFSTAQKLDKLGMRGSDTCELVFEDCEVPQENVLGELGRGVNVLMSGLDYERAVLAAGPIGIMQACMDVVLPYVHERKQFGEPIGEFQLVQGKIADMYTTMNASRAYVYAVAKACDRGETTREDAAGAILYAAEKATQCALDAIQLLGGNGYINDYPTGRLLRDAKLYEIGAGTSEIRRMLIGRELFTKTA
- a CDS encoding TetR/AcrR family transcriptional regulator, which gives rise to MARTIGSHGPKTLEAIRKAGVRLIYEHGYEAMSLRQLAAEVGIQAGSLYNHISTKQDLLFDLVQDHINDLLRQLDHALDGKADPVEKLRAFVAFHVTYHMTRKREVFIANSELRSLEPKNYEAVVALRGAYEQRLAQILTDGVSEGVFEVVDIQVATFAIIALLTGLCTWYRPGGRLTKEAIVAAHEKLVLSGVGAAPAEAGEVRRSSEGLRSAVAGERP
- a CDS encoding Lrp/AsnC family transcriptional regulator; the protein is MTERQQFDDIDLRILSELQNDGRIRINELAARVGITAPPCLRRVRALRSRGVIRAVRATLDERMLGYEVTTFVLIQLESQTLSAIEAFEAAVAAVPRFLQCWRISGDADFMLKCVAPDVNDMRQQLLQFASLPNVRKIRSFPVLGVSKDAPLPIPGSLAAPSPAT
- a CDS encoding ETC complex I subunit → MTARIFKPAKNAMQSGRATAKDWQLDYEPEQPRTVEPLMGWTSSTDMKQQLSLRFETKEEAVAYCERKGIAYQVIEPQASAPRQIAYADNFAFRRWEPWTH